A single region of the Fusarium keratoplasticum isolate Fu6.1 chromosome 7, whole genome shotgun sequence genome encodes:
- a CDS encoding RING-type domain-containing protein, whose amino-acid sequence MSSSKTFLELQSNAPGLPGPYLVENLAPYKILDDLGTAKPKAILAIGSSCKRRFVMSNFFVNHGHRDWSVGLACQPDNTLIFDCELHLQDDDGQGMPRFQARRPWGGGLHGHVLEHAERGAAHIAYKLYGEVLAPFSDVILVFVPDLGFGEVVELFCRWFKSAMENKFPKGQRILLLHENMPQVQHVHSRLVAAFASMLRSSDALKAYTNADLRQRSSEAFHITNIALGSSTLTSEIDRALADSVLRRAGHCLDFKAPHFKYLLQTAIRHHAEQPSGAFDVISASRLLSHLSPDGLRDALGEFLGSRRDVGRTDVALVASALVLDAYPAGAHWFPPGLVFEYFYREATEHWGRRMRRPEFSQDVKVKFITIATNNQNASLFMVLSRFRGVLNFSLVQYANAETRRQ is encoded by the exons ATGTCATCGTCCAAGACTTTCCTAGAGCTTCAATCGAACGCCCCTGGCCTCCCGGGGCCGTACCTTGTTGAAAATCTAGCTCCTTATAAAATCCTCGATGATCTAGGGACGGCAAAGCCCAAGGCAATACTCGCAATTGGCAGCAGCTGCAAAAGACGGTTTGTGATGTCGAATTTCTTCGTCAACCACGGCCATAGAGATTGGTCAGTAGGACTCGCTTGCCAGCCCGATAATACGCTCATCTTTGACTGTGAGCTTCACCTTCAAGACGATGACGGTCAAGGCATGCCCCGGTTTCAGGCAAGGCGGCCGTGGGGTGGAGGTCTACATGGCCATGTGCTGGAGCATGCTGAGCGCGGGGCGGCGCACATCGCCTACAAGCTCTACGGGGAGGTGCTAGCGCCCTTCAGCgatgtcatcctcgtcttcgttcCCGATCTCGGGTTCGGGGAAGTTGTTGAGCTCTTCTGTCGCTGGTTCAAGAGCGCAATGGAGAACAAGTTTCCCAAAGGCCAACGGATCTTGCTCCTGCATGAGAACATGCCGCAAGTCCAGCATGTCCATTCTCGTCTCGTAGCTGCCTTCGCGTCAATGCTCCGCAGCTCCGATGCTCTCAAAGCGTACACCAATGCAGATCTCCGACAAAGGTCCAGCGAGGCTTTCCACATCACGAATATCGCACTGGGGAGCTCGACGCTCACATCAGAGATAGACAGGGCGCTGGCAGACTCCGTTCTCCGGCGCGCCGGCCACTGCCTCGACTTCAAGGCGCCGCATTTTAAGTACCTTCTCCAGACAGCCATTCGCCACCATGCTGAACAACCGTCCGGCGCATTTGATGtcatctcagcctcaaggctTCTCTCGCATCTCTCGCCAGATGGTCTGAGGGACGCGCTTGGCGAATTTCTGGGAAGTCGGCGAGACGTTGGCAGAACTGACGTTGCTCTTGTGGCCTCGGCCCTGGTCCTGGATGCCTACCCTGCAGGCGCGCATT GGTTTCCACCTGGGCTTGTGTTTGAATATTTCTACCGTGAGGCTACCGAACACTGGGGAAGGCGGATGAGACGTCCGGAGTTTTCTCAAGACGTCAAGGTCAAATTTATCACCATTGCGACAAACAATC AGAATGCATCCTTATTCATGGTACTCTCGAGGTTCCGTGGCGTCCTGAACTTCTCTCTTGTCCAGTATGCCAATGCCGAAACTCGTCGCCAATAG
- a CDS encoding NACHT-sigma domain-containing protein: MISADPSSLSYRFYNAPLMRRLRARFPRRKQHQTGGNSPEIHQQQETSHGHDPPGPPSRHDTDLRPPSESTPVPSFPDGVEVLHDCRDATIDICFVHGLTGNRDSTWTAHGQSKPWPETLLPPKLSKARVLTYGYDAYIVRKSVASTNGLIDHAANLLNDLSTDRACSNASSRPLVFVAHSLGGLVCKEAILLSRNNPEPHLRGIFDCTKGIVFLGTPHRGSWMADWARIPASALGVVKSTNKSLLKILETDDKYLQSVQDRFWSMVREQQKAGRDLEVTCFFEELPLSGIGKVVSKDSATLESYNAISIHANHSNMVKFSSVDDNGFKRLLGELIRWESQIRNSAARQPRRPIEEAPIKKSANSSFNNFGPGDQLNAPGGTVNKSTGSGNQFPGAAFSGSVQFGKEGSREHVSEDI; the protein is encoded by the coding sequence ATGATCTCCGCCGACCCGAGCTCCCTTTCCTACCGATTCTATAACGCAccgctgatgaggagattgcGAGCGAGATTTCCGCGGCGGAAACAGCATCAGACTGGCGGCAATTCGCCGGAAATTCATCAACAGCAGGAGACAAGCCACGGTCACGACCCGCCTGGTCCTCCATCGCGCCACGACACAGACCTCCGGCCACCCTCTGAGAGCACTCCAGTTCCCTCCTTCCCGGATGGAGTTGAAGTCTTGCACGACTGCCGCGACGCCACGATCGACATCTGCTTTGTCCACGGTCTGACTGGCAATCGGGACAGCACCTGGACCGCCCATGGGCAGTCCAAACCCTGGCCCGAGACGCTCCTGCCGCCCAAGCTCAGCAAGGCTCGCGTACTCACGTACGGCTACGACGCGTACATCGTGCGGAAATCGGTCGCATCGACAAATGGGCTGATCGATCATGCCGCGAACCTCTTGAACGACCTGTCGACCGACAGAGCCTGTTCCAATGCGTCCTCTCGACCGCTAGTCTTTGTTGCCcacagcctcggcggcctcgtcTGCAAGGAAGCCATTCTTCTCTCCCGAAACAACCCCGAACCACATCTCCGGGGCATATTCGACTGCACTAAGGGCATCGTATTTCTGGGCACGCCTCACAGGGGATCCTGGATGGCCGACTGGGCCAGGATACCGGCTTCAGCCCTTGGGGTCGTCAAGTCCACCAACAAGTCGTTGCTGAAGATCTTAGAGACAGACGACAAGTACCTCCAGTCCGTTCAGGATCGGTTCTGGTCTATGGTACGGGAACAGCAGAAGGCCGGCCGAGATCTCGAGGTTACGTGCTTCTTTGAAGAACTGCCCTTGTCTGGGATCGGAAAAGTCGTCTCCAAGGACTCGGCTACCCTTGAGAGTTACAACGCGATCAGCATCCACGCCAACCATAGCAACATGGTCAAGTTTAGCTCCGTGGACGATAATGGCTTCAAAAGGCTACTTGGCGAGCTGATTAGATGGGAATCGCAAATCAGGAACTCAGCTGCCAGGCAACCAAGACGACCGATAGAAGAAGCCCCGATAAAAAAGTCGGCCAACTCGTCCTTCAACAACTTTGGCCCCGGCGACCAACTCAACGCTCCTGGCGGTACTGTGAACAAGAGCACAGGCAGTGGCAACCAATTTCCTGGGGCTGCTTTCTCTGGGTCAGTGCAATTCGGCAAGGAGGGCTCTCGAGAGCATGTATCTGAGGATATCTAG
- a CDS encoding SesA, whose product MRDTAGRSHPPTERGSQTSLLFNALQTRLLAICSPLAASKHIHSPDLVLHLRMAAIVTALISSTITTLEEVIHHHNDIKDDNGLPEAFHEAGRGLLLVNQALQAAQRNSAKEPQSAMSPVWACNTKANSSASIFKAVAKAPETWRFKVYEAAVRQEGNGQTVEVLVVGMMNDVCALAENFAIQDQVKGLREAIEKMEPSLPKEGLGDTFTHYGSGDMLNAPGGTVNKSTGSGNHFPGATFSGSVSFGNNPT is encoded by the exons ATGCGCGATACTGCAGGGCGCTCACACCCTCCTACAGAGAGAGGCAGCCAGACGTCTTTATTATTCAACGCTCTGCAGA CTCGCCTTCTCGCAATATGCTCT CCGTTGGCAGCATCGAAGCATATCCACAGCCCCGATCTCGTCTTGCATCTAAGGATGGCAGCCATCGTCacagccttgatctcgagCACGATCACCACTCTCGAGGAAGTCATTCATCATCACAACGATATCAAAGATGACAATGGCCTCCCGGAGGCTTTCCATGAAGCGGGTCGAGGGCTGCTGCTTGTCAACCAGGCTCTCCAAGCTGCCCAACGCAACTCAGCCAAAGAGCCTCAAAGCGCCATGAGCCCCGTGTGGGCGTGCAACACCAAAGCAAACAGCTCCGCGAGCATATTTAAGGCCGTCGCTAAGGCACCGGAGACTTGGAGGTTCAAGGTTTACGAAGCCGCCGTGAGACAAGAGGGCAATGGACAGACGGTGGAGGTCTTGGTGGTGGGGATGATGAATGACGTATGTGCCCTGGCCGAGAACTTTGCGATCCAAGATCAGGTTAAGGGATTGCGCGAAGCGATCGAGAAGATGGAACCATCGTTGCCAAAGGAGGGGTTGGGCGATACTTTTACGCACTATGGCTCTGGCGACATGCTCAACGCTCCTGGCGGTACCGTGAACAAGAGCACAGGTAGTGGCAACCATTTCCCTGGGGCTACTTTCTCTGGGTCTGTGAGTTTTGGCAACAATCCGACTTGA
- a CDS encoding NACHT-sigma domain-containing protein produces the protein MERARRPRVDGLQEETEHAGPSSQGSSFNSYSSANQFNAPDGTINNSTGPGNHLTGSTFNGPVYFGTKEHFDPLQECGRSLAFPEIDSRSNDIDAAAKGTCEWLLLHKTYKSWTSCDRGLLWIKGKPGSGKSTLLRYVLNNVMAIPNIRESALILSFFFHGRGTELQRTPFGLFRSLLHQFLRYVPEALTDFVAAFQQRCETVGKPGEKWQWHPHELQRRFESSLLNVLKTRPLWLFVDALDECGEENARKLVKEFKSLLETAPSIELKKFRICFTCRHYPILALDGVFEIWVEKENSKDISTFVQAELSSFRERTSSTIPDLIMKRANGVFLWARLVVKRILDLELEGAGLKQIEAVILSVPQELDALYRQLIQSMSPDSLKLIQWICFATRPLSLEELRWAMLVEADCPHRSLFECQNAGDYPSDDDRMKRRVQTLSCGLAEVTSPVHQGLFRREGSIGSGRIQFIHQSVKDFFVEKGLSALDGSLSIRPSTAIWLVTAVFLHYFPRRLLSSHAFHFPIVFAISAFWRHGVLAGTAKPDVVVGIAHHRLSKICLRYLAMEEISRLASHKRDSIISEFPFLHYATASWVAHTKQSHVRGVLQEDLLECFTWPSNTLMERWVCVYRILEQYSRDCPLEGTSLVHVMSRYGVAGALWAILKRADQVGINIDARDSDGRTPLSWAAEGGHEAVVRLLLDRGAHTEVPDKESRTPLWRAAEKGHEAVVRLLLDRGAHTEVPDKESRTPLWRAAEKGHEAVARLLLDRGAHTEAADKGGWTPLLWAAAMGRRAVVRLLLDRGAHLEAADLEGRTPLLWAAEKGHEAVVRLLLDRDAHAEAAEMDGRTPLWWAAAGGHEAIVRLLLDRSAHTEAADLKGQTPLLWAAEKGHEAVARLLLDRDAHTEAADVDGRTPLWWAAAGGHEAVVQLLLDRGAHTEAADKGGWTPLLWAAAMGRRAVVRLLLDRGAHIEAADKGGRTTLLWAAENGHEAVVRLLLDRGA, from the exons ATGGAGAGAGCCAGACGGCCTCGGGTTGATGGGTTACAAGAGGAGACGGAACACGCTGGGCCGTCTTCCCAAGGCTCGTCCTTCAACAGTTACAGCTCTGCGAACCAATTCAATGCTCCTGACGGTACTATCAACAACAGCACAGGCCCTGGCAACCACCTCACTGGGTCTACCTTTAACGGGCCTGTGTATTTTG GCACAAAGGAACACTTTGATCCGTTACAAGAATGCGGAAGATCGCTGGCTTTTCCAGAAATAGACAGTCGGTCCAACGATATCGATGCCGCCGCTAAAGGAACGTGTGAGTGGCTGCTTCTGCACAAAACATACAAAAGCTGGACCTCTTGTGATCGAGGTCTGCTCTGGATTAAGGGGAAGCCCGGCTCTGGGAAGTCGACGCTGCTGCGATACGTTCTAAATAATGTTATGGCAATACCCAACATCAGAGAGAGCGCCTTAATCCTCTCATTCTTCTTTCATGGTCGCGGTACCGAACTCCAGAGGACACCGTTCGGTCTCTTCAGGTCGCTCCTTCACCAGTTCCTACGCTATGTCCCTGAGGCACTAACAGACTTTGTGGCCGCCTTCCAACAACGGTGCGAAACTGTTGGCAAGCCGGGTGAAAAGTGGCAGTGGCATCCGCACGAGCTGCAGCGCCGCTTCGAGTCATCGCTTCTGAACGTCTTGAAGACTCGCCCACTCTGGTTGTTCGTCGACGCGTTAGACGAATGTGGCGAAGAGAACGCGAGAAAGTTAGTCAAAGAGTTCAAGTCGTTACTCGAGACGGCCCCATCCATCGAGTTGAAAAAGTTCCGCATCTGCTTTACTTGTCGTCACTACCCGATTCTGGCCCTGGATGGTGTGTTCGAAATATGGGtagaaaaagaaaacagcAAGGATATATCGACTTTCGTGCAAGCTGAGCTCTCTTCGTTCCGTGAACGGACATCATCGACGATTCCGGACTTAATCATGAAACGCGCCAACGGCGTTTTCCTGTGGGCGAGGCTTGTGGTGAAGCGAATtctggatcttgagctgGAGGGTGCAGGATTGAAGCAAATTGAGGCCGTCATCCTTTCGGTCCCCCAAGAGCTCGATGCCTTATACCGCCAACTCATCCAAAGCATGAGCCCGGACTCGCTGAAACTCATCCAGTGGATCTGCTTTGCCACGCGGCCTTTATCACTGGAGGAATTGCGATGGGCTATGCTTGTCGAGGCCGATTGCCCACACCGGTCATTGTTTGAATGCCAGAACGCGGGAGATTACCCATCCGATGACGACCGGATGAAGAGGCGAGTTCAGACCCTCAGCTGCGGTCTTGCCGAGGTCACGTCTCCAGTCCATCAAGGACTTTTTCGTCGAGAAGGGTCTATCGGCTCTGGACGAATCCAGTTCATCCACCAGTCCGTCAAGGACTTTTTCGTCGAGAAGGGCTTGTCAGCTCTGGACGGGAGCCTGAGCATACGCCCGTCAACAGCCATCTGGCTCGTGACCGCGGTTTTCCTGCACTACTTCCCGAGAAGGCTCCTGTCGAGTCATGCTTTCCATTTCCCTATTGTCTTCGCCATCTCAGCTTTCTGGCGACACGGTGTGTTGGCCGGGACCGCCAAACCTGATGTTGTCGTCGGAATCGCACACCATCGGCTTTCTAAGATCTGCCTACGCtacttggcgatggaggagattAGTCGGTTAGCAAGTCATAAACGTGACAGCATAATATCCGAGTTTCCTTTCCTGCATTACGCCACGGCTTCGTGGGTGGCACACACGAAGCAAAGTCATGTTAGAGGTGTCCTTCAAGAGGATCTGCTGGAATGCTTCACCTGGCCTTCAAACACTCTTATGGAACGATGGGTGTGTGTTTATAGGATACTAGAGCAATATTCTCGTGACTGTCCGCTGGAAGGGACCAGTCTGGTTCACGTTATGTCGAGGTATGGAGTGGCAGGGGCGTTATGGGCCATTTTGAAAAGGGCGGACCAAGTTGGCATTAATATCGATGCCAGAGATTCGGATGGCCGGACGCCGTTGTCGTGGGCCGCCGAGGGAGGGcacgaggccgtcgtgcggctgctcctcgaccgggGCGCCCACACCGAGGTGCCGGATAAGGAGAGCCGGACGCCGCTATGGAGGGCCGCCGAGAAGGGGcacgaggccgtcgtgcggctgctcctcgaccgggGCGCCCACACCGAGGTGCCGGATAAGGAGAGCCGGACGCCGCTATGGAGGGCCGCCGAGAAGGGGCACGAGGCCGTCGCgcggctgctcctcgaccggggcgcccacaccgaggcggcggacaaGGGGGGTTGGACGCCGCTGTTGTGGGCCGCTGCGATGGGGCGCAgggccgtcgtgcggctgctcctcgaccgggGCGCCCACCTCGAGGCGGCGGACCTGGAAGGCCGGACGCCGCTGTTGTGGGCTGCCGAGAAGGGGcacgaggccgtcgtgcggctgctccttgacCGGGACGCCCACGCCGAGGCGGCGGAAATGGACGGCCGGACGCCGCTGTGGTGGGCCGCCGCGGGTGGGCACGAGGCCATtgtgcggctgctcctcgaccggagcgcccacaccgaggcggcggacCTGAAAGGCCAGACGCCGCTGTTGTGGGCCGCCGAGAAGGGGCACGAGGCCGTCGCGcggcttctcctcgaccggGACGCCcacaccgaggcggcggacGTGGACGGCCGGACGCCGCTGTGGTGGGCCGCCGCGGGTGGGcacgaggccgtcgtgcagctgctcctcgaccggggcgcccacaccgaggcggcggacaaGGGGGGTTGGACGCCGCTGTTGTGGGCCGCTGCGATGGGGCGCAgggccgtcgtgcggctgctcctcgaccgggGCGCCCACATCGAGGCGGCGGACAAGGGGGGCCGGACGACGCTGTTGTGGGCTGCCGAGAACGGGcacgaggccgtcgtgcggctgctcctcgatCGGGGCGCCTAG